The genomic region TGGTGGAGACTGAGAGGGACCAGGCGGAACTCCTTGAGATGGTCTGGAGCGAGTCCATGAACTACGTGGAGAGGGTGTCCAGGGGATTACTGTACAAGAGGTCTCCCGGCGTTTCTGTGGGAAAGGTTGAGGTGATGGGGGAGCTGGAACACCTCTACTGGAAGGCGGTCAGCGACGTGGTCACGCTGGATTACGTCAAGAACGTTTCGGAAAGGCTTGGGATCCTTACCACGGGAGGTAGGGGGGTGATAGGGTCCATGGCCTCCATGGGATTTTCAGGTAATGGAACCTATGAACTAGTAACGTACAGGGCCCAGGAAAACTGGGGGAGGAGAAGGGAGTTGGACCTATCCTCCCTGATAGAGTATGACGAGAGATATTTTCCAAGGGTGTATGCGAATGTGGACTACGTGGACATGGAACCACTGGTCCTGTCTCACGGAAGGGATCCCGTGCTGTTTGGTCTTAGGGGAACCGATCCAGTCGCGTTGGTGGAAGGAATGAAGAGATTGAAGGTGAACGAGGAAGCGGAATCGTATGTGGTGTTCGTAACTAACCAGGGAACTGATCACCATTTTCGGAACCCTAAACTTAGGCCGTACTCCAGTTTCGTGGGAGAAGTTACCGTGAATTCTGTGAGGGTGGAAAGGGGAGGAGACTGCGTCGTGATAGGGGATGACCTGGTGATGCTGGTGTACAAGGAAACCGGGGAGTTAAACAGGGCCGTAAGGGAGTTATTGCCTGGAGATAGGATCAGGGTCTATGGAGCTGTCAAGCCGTCGGTTAGGTACGGGGTTGTGATAGAACCGGAAAAGGTGGAGATCCTGAACTTGGTGCCAAAGGTGGAGGTAAACAATCCTAGATGTCCCATCTGCGGAGGCTCCTCCGAGTCTGCCGGTAAGGGGAAGGGATTTAGATGCAGGAGGTGTGGGCACAGGTTTGCGGGGGAGAAGGTGGTGAGGGAAGTGGAAAGAGGAATCAGTCTAGGAGTGTTTCA from Metallosphaera sedula DSM 5348 harbors:
- a CDS encoding tRNA(Ile)(2)-agmatinylcytidine synthase, whose translation is MNMYVIGVDDHDSPEGGCTTHFSSLLLKEFNKANVRVVGYPRLTRLNPNIPWKTRGNASVSFVVETERDQAELLEMVWSESMNYVERVSRGLLYKRSPGVSVGKVEVMGELEHLYWKAVSDVVTLDYVKNVSERLGILTTGGRGVIGSMASMGFSGNGTYELVTYRAQENWGRRRELDLSSLIEYDERYFPRVYANVDYVDMEPLVLSHGRDPVLFGLRGTDPVALVEGMKRLKVNEEAESYVVFVTNQGTDHHFRNPKLRPYSSFVGEVTVNSVRVERGGDCVVIGDDLVMLVYKETGELNRAVRELLPGDRIRVYGAVKPSVRYGVVIEPEKVEILNLVPKVEVNNPRCPICGGSSESAGKGKGFRCRRCGHRFAGEKVVREVERGISLGVFQTRKYRHLTKPIFYE